The nucleotide window GTGTGTTTATTCACAGTTGACATTACCTGGGAAGGAACCACCGTTTGCTGGGGAACAACATGTTCTTGACTTAAGTTGCCCCATTTTTTAAGACCTTTAGTACAATAACAAATATATTGAATCACAAAGTGAAAACACTGCTCTAAATGGTAGGAACTTCTTTAGGTTACACTTGGACTGTAAAGATCTGTTATCTGTATTATCCTGTTAGATATTTCTTACTAACTAGAAAATCACACAGCTTTGTGAGGTTCCTCTTAATGGAAGGCAGCAGccctaggaaaaaaacacaaacatgtacacacacagatatatatgtatataaaccCCCCCTATTATTAATGAAACAGCTGGTGGGAAAACTTTGCTCATATATCAGCCTTACCTGCAGAACCACCTTCTTAATAGAGGAGGAATTTAGGATACGTCATGTGTTCCACCAAAGTTGCCTCAGCTGCGAAGCTATGATCCGGCTGTAGTTGTGGTTGTAGCTTGTGGACTGTTTACATATTTCTGGTAGAAATTGCCTTAAGggcaacaaaataaattaatcgCAGGAGGTAATCAGAAGATACtgaggttttggttttactgCTATGGGTTTATGTTTGAAAGGTATAGgactaaaataaaagcatgttaTCTTAATAATCATTTATTTGAGACCCACAGTTATTCTGTGGGTTAATTTTGTAGGAGATGACTTTATTGGTGGGGGTTCTTTTTGCCATCTGTGATCTCAGTTTTACAGCCTGAAAGTGGTTCGATTTATATCACCTTCAGAGTAGGTGTCTGCTGCTTGGAAACGTTTCAGAATTATAAGTTCCATTGAATTATTCCtttggcatttttaaatgccttacGATATTTTTAGGTCTGAGGTATGGATGTTCCCTCtgaaagggcagaaaaatgCCTGGGAAAAGCACCAAGTCGCTTTGAGACATTGGAGGTAGCAGACTGCCTTTCATTGCTTGGAAAGGCTGTTGGGAGGCCAGgctaggagaagaaaaggcctTTAAGCTCTGCTGCACAGCAGGCTTTCCCTGCATCACTTGTAGAAAGGCTTTCCTCAAATATGGTTTCATTCCTCTTAAGCTGTTAATTTGATGTGGATTTTGTTCGTCTGCTAGGGTTCTTGATGGTGGAGCTGGGTGATAAAGGGTTGACCCTGGGATGCCGTACACAAAATTGCAGAGGAGGTAATGCCGTGCCGCCCCAGGCAGTCTCTGCAGAGTCACCCGAGGCCACAGGCTGGAGAGGCTCCACAAAGCTTCCCGGTTCCACACAGCTGGGGGAAAACTGTCTTCAGTGTGATAAAGCTGAGAGAAATAGATGCAGAGCGTGATTTCTGGATACTTCAGCAAGAAGTTGTAGATTTTACTTATGCAGCAGTGGTAAGCCTCGTTACAAGGAGAGTAATTTGAATAGAGCATGATGCATCCAATGTTTTCATAAGCATCTGTAACTGCATCCAGATAACCACCCATCTCAAACAGCATAGATTCTGGATGGTTGTCTTGGTCAGTACAGTTTGTAGCATGGCCTTTTTGGACTACTCTGCCCGAGAAACTCCTCAGTTCATAGAAGAGAAGGTGTTTATTTCGGAGAGTTGTGAGAGTTGCTGTTGATCTGTACGGGAAAGCAAAGACCCTGCAAAATTCTGCGTAAGGCAACCTCGCTTCTTCACCAGTCCGTATGTGGTAGGGACACTTAGCACAGATGTGGTTCTGTCTCTGCCAGCAATAGGGCTTTACCACAGTCCCCTGATTTGTCAGATATTCTTGGAAAATGGTTTTCTCTCCCAGATTCATGTTCTGTTGAAAAATCTCCCTGTTTATGTGCTATATAGCTGACAGTCctgaatgaaaaaggaaagtaatattttaattcagcCCTTCAATTTGTTTTGCACTtaagctgcaaaaataatagTGGATAGTCTCTTCAGAAATATACTGAAACTTGTAGCAGCATCTAGAAACTTGGTCGATGACACAGAGAACAAAACTGTCTTGCAGCCTGGGAACacttttagttttcaaaaactAGCCTTTTTGCTAAAAACACGAGTAAATAATATTTCTCTGGCTTCTGCCCTCTTACCCTAGACAGAAGAAACTGCATAATAAGAAACAGCCATGCTTTTCAGGAATTGATTAGCACATGAGCCTTATGCAATCtggcaaaacaaacaagtaaacaccaacaaaaaaaaggcataattaCCAtctcagcagctccagctcaggGTAATAGTAAAGATTTATCTGATTTTCTTCACTGGCTTTTTAGGATAGATTCAGAGTTTCCACTTCAGTGATattggaagctttttttttcaaaattatacagtgaagaagaaagttactattgccccccccccggttttGGCAGTTCAGCTGTAGAATGATCTTTCCCAAGTGCGGTAAATTTGCTCTAGTTGTAATGGTGATGGCAGGCAGGCTCCTTTAGTTGTTTACAGGTGCCAAGTGCTAGGAGACAAGAATAcaaacaggattttcttttgtatgGCCAGCCACCTGTGGTAGTTAAGCTTCTGTTCTTTGCTTGTCAATATTAGTTTCCTATCGTCAGTGATTaagtttcctttgtttctttagtGCTGTTTTGATACAAGGTTTTTATAGCTGAAGGATGGATGTTGTTCTAATGAATATGTTACTGAATTTGTTTCCAGGTGATTGTTATTTCTGTGTATGTCTGTCTGTTGTGCCAGCTGGGTAGACAGCTCCTGCTGTACTTCTGCTCTCGTACACAGGCAACAAGGTTGTCCATTCTCTAGGAAGTTTGTGTGTGTCCCTCTCTGAGGCTGTAATTCAAGCAAGCAGTGGGCCATTTTGTGAGTAGGCTACATTATGCCTGCTCTGCTTGAACAGGGTTCCAGATGACTGCAAACACAAGTTTTGTGTAGATGAACAACTCCTGACTCAAgcagataattatttttcttcactgctgctcTAATTGAGCTACTCATCATCCCTGGGTCCGGTTTAATTCTGTTACTACTTTTCTGACTACGTACAACTTTTCCGTCTCCATATTTTATTACAACTTGCTTCTGTATTCCATGTTGTTTTGCCCTCTGGCTGtcaggatttaattttcttcttaaattacTAATTCGgttcatttgctttgttttccactcCTGAGTCTATGCCAACTTCCATGTATTTTCCTGTGTTGGAGCTCTTTCCTGATCCAGGCCATTGTGCCGTTCTCGTTCAGATTACTTCTAAAGATTGGCTTCCTGACATCAGGAATGCTCTACTTGTCATTTTTGAtgtttctgtacatttttgACGTTCAGTTCTAGTCTATAGTGTGCATTGCAACATAATCACGGCAGCAGTGTgtctcagaaaatgaaaaatgcgTTTGCCACCTGACACAAAAAAGAACAGGTTTGAAGAAGggagtgtttttctttgtagagGGATGTTAGGAGAGAGTCATCACCACCTCGCCATTTCTTCTGTAGGTTGCCAATATtattaaagacaatttaaaaagctgcaaacaTAGGACAAGGTTCCGATTCCTTCTGTCTCTGCTGGTATTTTTGCAGAGCTGGAATGGCCGCATGATGGCAATGTTGCACACCAGAGATGTATCCCATGTTACGCTTGTTGATCGAGGCAATGGCTTGAACTCTGTTTCAGTGTGTTTAAACGGGTGCCACCAGAGacacttaaaattttatatCTCCCTCtaaaacttgcctttttttgtttgtttgctggtttATCATGatcaaaacccagaaaatattCAGTCTTCTCAATTGATAGTGTTACATCCTTACAGGATGAGAGTCAAATCCCAAACTACCTAGTTTGATGTATTAATCAGAAGAGCGTTCCCACAACCCGAGTGCATTTCTGTGTGCGCCACACCAGCCTTTGGCTTCTTTGCCAGCACTGTCCTGGTGAGCCGGCTGGGGCTCGCAGTGACAAGGGCTGCTCGCTCTGCCTCTGCAGGCTCCAGCCTTTCCATGCATCTGAATCCTCTCCCAGCTCTGACGAGCCAGAGAGGGCCAGGGAGCAGAATCCCAATGAATCTGTGAATATAAATGGCAGAGGCTTCTCATTTGCCATGTACGTCAGTCCCGTAACAGATCATTTTGGGTGTGCAAAGAGGAAGGATGTTTACAAAAAGTGCAAGTTgagcaaaatggaagaaagctgACCATTCATCATGTTCTCAGAATGGACATATTTCTGGTTTAcgagaaagcagaaagttgttttttcttccttttttttgcacGATTTTtctaaagtagaaaaaaaggtgcaaatGTGTTACACAAGATCTCTTAAACtgataaatatatatgcatgtacataTGGATGTGCGTGTATGTATACAGCCATGTGGATTAAGTAGCTAATGGGAGCACTTATCATGCAGCTCTCTTGCAGAAAAGAATTCTTTCCCATGCACAATTTTATT belongs to Aquila chrysaetos chrysaetos chromosome 12, bAquChr1.4, whole genome shotgun sequence and includes:
- the APOBEC4 gene encoding putative C->U-editing enzyme APOBEC-4; its protein translation is MNLGEKTIFQEYLTNQGTVVKPYCWQRQNHICAKCPYHIRTGEEARLPYAEFCRVFAFPYRSTATLTTLRNKHLLFYELRSFSGRVVQKGHATNCTDQDNHPESMLFEMGGYLDAVTDAYENIGCIMLYSNYSPCNEAYHCCISKIYNFLLKYPEITLCIYFSQLYHTEDSFPPAVWNREALWSLSSLWPRVTLQRLPGAARHYLLCNFVYGIPGSTLYHPAPPSRTLADEQNPHQINSLRGMKPYLRKAFLQVMQGKPAVQQSLKAFSSPSLASQQPFQAMKGSLLPPMSQSDLVLFPGIFLPFQREHPYLRPKNIVRHLKMPKE